Within Oscillospiraceae bacterium, the genomic segment GATCCCGATACGCTTTATAATCATCCGGGCAATCTTTTCGTCGCCAGCTTCATCGGCACCCCGATGATGAACTTCCTCGAGGGCAGAGTCATCGATCTTGGCAGCTGTGTCGGATTTGAATACGGCGAGCAGAAAAAGTTCCTCTTCAAGCTCCCGCCGGAAAAATACAAAAAAGAGTTCTTCAGAAATTATTTCGGCAACACCATCATCATGGGTGTCCGCTCCGAAGATATGCACGACGAAGCCGATTACCTTGCTGAGCATCCGGATTCGATTTTCGAAGCCTTTGTCGAAGTCACCGAGCCGATGGGCTCCGAGACCTATCTGTATCTGTCCTGCGAAGGCCAGAGCATGACCGCGCGCGTCAAGCCGACCACGACCACCAAAGACGGCTCCACCATCCGCATTGCGATCGACACCAATCGCGTCCACTGCTTCGACCGCGAAGACGAGCAGATCATCATCGACTAGTCGCCATTCAACATATAAAAACAAGAGCCGCGGGCAACCACGGCTCTTGTTTGTCATTCTGAAGAGTGCACTATATGTCGAATCGAAGAATCCCGGCAAAGAAGGCATTTACATATTTGAACAAAAAAGAGATGCGGTATTCTTTGTCCGCAGCTCTGTGTTTTAATCACCTTTTTTCTTTTTTACCAAACACACAATCGAAACAACCAGCGGAATCAATACGGAGGCGGCTGTCAGGAGGATGATGCGCAAAACCATATCGTTGAAAAACTGCTCGGGGAACATATTGATCATGACGCTGGTGTAGGGATCGAGCATCCACAGGTCGTTATGGAAAAACAGCAGGTGAAAATTCACCCAGAGCGAATTGAAGTCGATCAAAGCCCAAATTCCCGCCGCAATCAAAATCACAAAGAAAATCGCCGCGCCCTCGATATAGCGTCTTGCGAAGAAGCGAAGCCGGTTCTCGCGTACGATAAAAACCGCAGCCGCAAAGATCAGCGGACTGGCGACCAGACAGACGGTTTTATAAACGTTCCAGCCGCCGAACAGCGCCGCCACATCAACCATATGCGCCTTTTCGCGGTCGTTAAAGACCTCACGTTGAACGCCGTCGATAGTTGCGTTTACAACCATATCGTCCCGGTTTCCTTTGATATAATCAATCAGGGTAACGGTAGATTTCATCAAATCATCGTGAGACATTCCGAGGTCGGCAGCGGTGTTGAGCTCGGCGTATTCTTTGTTATAAAATCCGGTATTCAATCCGACGCCGCAGACAACCGTGTACATCGCGGCGATAATCAGAAAGAAAAACGCAAGTGTGCAGAGAATCGAAATCGCTTTTTTCATAATCACTGTTTCCCCGTAGAGCCGAAACCGCCTGCGCCGCGTTCGGAATCGTCAAGTTCTTCAGCCTCGATAAAGACGGCGCGGTCGACCGGCATCAGCGCCATCTGGGCAAGACGCTCGCCCGGCATAACCGTGTATGGTGTATCGGAGAGATTGGA encodes:
- a CDS encoding TIGR01906 family membrane protein, which encodes MKKAISILCTLAFFFLIIAAMYTVVCGVGLNTGFYNKEYAELNTAADLGMSHDDLMKSTVTLIDYIKGNRDDMVVNATIDGVQREVFNDREKAHMVDVAALFGGWNVYKTVCLVASPLIFAAAVFIVRENRLRFFARRYIEGAAIFFVILIAAGIWALIDFNSLWVNFHLLFFHNDLWMLDPYTSVMINMFPEQFFNDMVLRIILLTAASVLIPLVVSIVCLVKKKKGD